From the genome of Haloplasma contractile SSD-17B:
GGAAATATCTATAAGATTTATATATATTGTAAACTATATATAAGATTTAATTACTAATACATGTATCACAGGTATAAAGAAACAAATTACATGATAAGGGTATTAATTAATAAATAGTGAGAGATATGCACTTGTTATATAAGGCTAATCCTTAATATAATAAATTGAAAACAACTTACGGTTATTAGACTTAGGGGGTGATGAAGTTGAATAAAAAAAGAGCAGATATTTATACGTCCAGCTGTTATGTGCGTAAATATAACTTATTTTGTTACACATATTACATTTATGGATTAGAAAAAGATATAATTAAACGTTCAAATTATTTAGTAGATACATTTAACAAAGATTTAAATAAGAAAACATTTAAATTTTTGCCTATTATAGAAGTGTTAGAGGATATAAAGGATTATGACATGAAAGATATCAACATTAATATCCACTTAGAACGACATGAAACCTATAACTTTATAAAAACTCTATTAAAAAAGGATTACACTGATGAAAACCCATATGTAAAAAAACTATATTCATTACTTGAAAATACGTCTAGCGATTTAAGATTTAAGTATAATCTAGAGTTAAATTACGATCGTGAGGTAATAAAAGAAAATCAACAATTTATGGAACAGCTTAAACGAGATCGCGATATTATTCTCTTGTATACAGATGGATCATTTAAAATTAATCAAAAAGTGGGGACATGGAGTTATACGTATTACTATAAAAATGGAGAGAAGTCCTATGGTCCTGTTGGTGATTATCTTGAGACTGATTTTGATAACAATTATTTTGAACTACATGCGGTTATCGAAGGTCTAAAACAGATATATAAAAATATCTATACATATAATAAAAACGTATGTATAATACTAAAAACAGATAGTAAATTTGTAATTGAGTCATTGAAAGAGGCTAAACATAAAAAGATGAAGTTTGGAAAAAAAGATTATTTAAATGACATAAAGAGTGAATTTCAAACAGTGTTTAATCAATTCAAATGTCCTATTATTGTTCGTCATGTTCAGTCACATTCAGATAACATTAGAAATATATTGGTGGATAAAAAATGCAAATCCCTTTACCCTAGTACCATAATATAATATATAAAATTAAACCTTAATGATTATATACAGTAGGAGTGAATAAAGTTGAAACGAACAGGAGAAAAAACCTTAGCATTTATTAGTGGAATATTAGGAACTATTTTATCATTAATCGGAATTGTTACAATGGTTCTATACACAATGATTTCAAACGACGCAACCATTATAAACGCTCCTGAGTTTGATGAATACCGAGAAACACTTTTAACACAAGTTGAGGGTCTAACAGCTTATACTTATATAGCCGCTATTTCTATGTTAGTTGCATCTATACTATCTCTAATTGCTGGTATCAGGCTAACAAATAAAAATAATAAAAAAATGGGATTATTTTTATTAATTGCAGCGTTTCTATTTTTAATCGCTCAATCCTGGGTCTTTCTGTTATTGACGTTAATTGCAGGAATTATGGCAGTTAAAAGGGAAGAACAGTATGATGAGTTTATTAAATAGGTATTACTATCAATAGAAAACGAGCAAGTGTATAATCACTTGCTTTTTTAATTTGTATCAATTATATAAATAAGTATAAAAAAATAAAATTGTTAATTTTTAAAAGGTAACAATATTACTACTTATAGTTCATGAAAAAATTAACTATTGTATTCTATTAAACAAACTAGAAATTATTGTAAATATGAGTTAAAATAATAGAAAAAGATATATATGTTTAATATACGAATATATTTAGTATGAGGGGGCGAGAGTATTGACTAATGCGGAATATTATCTAATAATAGCTATTACCCTA
Proteins encoded in this window:
- a CDS encoding DUF4064 domain-containing protein; translation: MKRTGEKTLAFISGILGTILSLIGIVTMVLYTMISNDATIINAPEFDEYRETLLTQVEGLTAYTYIAAISMLVASILSLIAGIRLTNKNNKKMGLFLLIAAFLFLIAQSWVFLLLTLIAGIMAVKREEQYDEFIK
- a CDS encoding RNase H family protein; the encoded protein is MKLNKKRADIYTSSCYVRKYNLFCYTYYIYGLEKDIIKRSNYLVDTFNKDLNKKTFKFLPIIEVLEDIKDYDMKDININIHLERHETYNFIKTLLKKDYTDENPYVKKLYSLLENTSSDLRFKYNLELNYDREVIKENQQFMEQLKRDRDIILLYTDGSFKINQKVGTWSYTYYYKNGEKSYGPVGDYLETDFDNNYFELHAVIEGLKQIYKNIYTYNKNVCIILKTDSKFVIESLKEAKHKKMKFGKKDYLNDIKSEFQTVFNQFKCPIIVRHVQSHSDNIRNILVDKKCKSLYPSTII